One window from the genome of bacterium encodes:
- a CDS encoding ABC transporter substrate-binding protein, whose product MKKLMYYFWPVLLIILILGCQKESEQGSYPGQRGQDFSLERVKKAGVLLWGADVIGGVPYVYQDPNRPGMYVGFEMDIAEAIARHLGVRQKLVIKAWDNLIPELQKESFDIAMNGIEDTEDRRKLVLFSEPYFVYSQQITVRQETEGITTLEDLRGKKVATLSGTAAEDLLRREAGIEVTINPEIIYSYRDLEDGRVDAVLLDKPIAVAYGATNPKLKNVGESFEEGTYVIAVRREDKALLDAVNAALKSMKESGELAKIFQRWGIMDEHQKRIGISAK is encoded by the coding sequence ATGAAGAAACTGATGTATTACTTCTGGCCGGTGCTACTCATCATCCTTATTCTGGGCTGCCAGAAGGAAAGCGAACAGGGTTCATACCCTGGCCAGAGAGGACAGGATTTCTCTCTCGAAAGGGTGAAGAAGGCCGGTGTCCTGTTGTGGGGGGCTGATGTGATCGGCGGAGTTCCCTACGTTTACCAGGATCCTAACAGGCCGGGCATGTATGTCGGCTTTGAAATGGACATAGCCGAGGCCATTGCCCGGCATCTGGGAGTAAGACAGAAATTAGTCATCAAGGCATGGGATAACCTTATTCCGGAACTGCAAAAGGAGAGCTTCGACATAGCCATGAACGGTATCGAGGATACCGAAGACCGAAGAAAACTGGTTCTTTTTTCAGAACCTTACTTTGTCTACTCTCAGCAGATCACTGTTAGACAAGAGACCGAGGGGATCACTACCCTGGAAGATCTGCGGGGGAAAAAGGTAGCCACCCTGTCCGGCACAGCGGCTGAGGACCTTTTGCGCAGAGAGGCCGGAATCGAAGTGACGATCAATCCGGAAATCATCTACAGCTACCGGGATCTGGAAGATGGCCGGGTGGATGCGGTTCTCCTTGATAAACCTATTGCCGTAGCCTACGGTGCCACAAACCCGAAATTGAAAAATGTCGGAGAGTCTTTTGAAGAAGGCACCTATGTAATTGCCGTGCGCAGGGAGGATAAAGCACTCCTCGATGCTGTTAATGCTGCCTTGAAGAGTATGAAGGAGAGCGGTGAACTGGCAAAGATTTTTCAGCGATGGGGTATCATGGATGAGCATCAGAAGCGGATCGGAATCAGTGCAAAATGA
- a CDS encoding aldehyde dehydrogenase, which translates to MSSIYGNLINNAISSQGIPHEVISPVTGTSLGIVPLATREIIGQALSTFAGQPPVLPKKEVFAFLQRLKEQLLLRQDLLLEKTCLETGFVVRDSREIVNSSIEFLQDFEIYVQDKAFREQIIRHSYSCVSKRDIRVTQRPFRCVAAVVPQNASLSLSIIIIASALYAGSRVILRPSLQNGPTGSLLAEAIAMSDPPPSRIIIVNCLARDFIDACCASESVDLIHYIGSNQYAQPVFMQTFEAGKVCILDGQGNGLLYLDDTYPREDAVRIIGQGATRYNGETCTSINGVLTKDTIYRQVRDALVDYFQTLRMGNPQDPEIQIGPLFSEKQALMLQRAIRETPGARILCGGDVEGAYFRPAVVEGISPHDPIVREGVFGPVIWIRSVTEDSLWDWLEGNQFPLSDTILSTDGDLIRSFAVNSRAARICVNEDPSVESMFEPWGGYPPSGLNPVSVWIEKYRQTFQLDGRLREIMTIPFSGE; encoded by the coding sequence ATGAGCAGCATATACGGAAACCTGATCAATAATGCCATTTCGAGCCAGGGGATCCCCCATGAAGTAATCTCGCCGGTGACCGGCACATCTCTTGGCATTGTACCTTTAGCCACACGAGAAATCATTGGTCAGGCACTCTCGACCTTTGCCGGACAGCCGCCTGTGCTGCCGAAAAAGGAAGTCTTTGCCTTTCTTCAGCGGCTGAAAGAGCAGCTTCTGCTCAGGCAGGACCTTTTGCTGGAGAAAACCTGCCTTGAAACCGGCTTTGTGGTCCGGGACAGCAGGGAAATCGTCAACAGTTCGATAGAGTTTTTGCAGGATTTCGAGATTTACGTTCAGGACAAAGCTTTCAGGGAGCAGATCATCAGGCATTCCTATTCGTGCGTGTCCAAACGGGACATCCGGGTAACCCAGCGCCCTTTTCGCTGCGTGGCGGCAGTTGTTCCGCAAAACGCATCCCTTTCACTCAGTATTATCATCATCGCCTCGGCCCTGTATGCCGGATCGCGCGTTATCCTGCGGCCTTCACTGCAGAACGGTCCAACCGGCTCACTTCTGGCCGAAGCGATTGCCATGAGCGATCCGCCGCCGTCACGGATCATTATCGTTAATTGCCTGGCCAGGGATTTTATCGATGCCTGCTGTGCTTCGGAATCTGTGGACCTGATTCATTATATCGGAAGCAATCAGTATGCCCAGCCGGTTTTCATGCAGACATTTGAGGCCGGAAAAGTCTGCATCCTTGACGGCCAGGGCAACGGCCTTCTCTACCTGGATGATACCTATCCCAGGGAAGATGCGGTTCGGATTATCGGCCAGGGAGCTACCCGTTATAATGGAGAGACCTGTACCTCCATTAATGGTGTTTTAACTAAGGATACGATATACCGGCAGGTCAGAGATGCCCTGGTCGATTATTTCCAGACCTTGCGGATGGGAAATCCTCAGGATCCCGAGATTCAGATCGGCCCGCTTTTCAGTGAGAAGCAGGCACTGATGCTGCAAAGGGCTATTCGGGAAACACCCGGAGCCAGGATTTTGTGCGGCGGCGATGTCGAGGGAGCATATTTCAGACCGGCAGTAGTGGAAGGGATCAGTCCTCATGATCCCATCGTTCGTGAGGGAGTGTTCGGGCCGGTCATCTGGATCCGGAGTGTGACTGAGGACAGCCTGTGGGACTGGCTGGAAGGAAACCAGTTTCCTCTCAGTGATACGATCCTGAGTACTGACGGCGATCTCATCCGCTCTTTTGCCGTAAATTCCAGGGCAGCCAGGATTTGCGTCAATGAAGATCCATCGGTGGAGTCCATGTTTGAACCCTGGGGCGGATATCCTCCCAGCGGGCTGAATCCCGTGTCGGTCTGGATAGAAAAGTACCGGCAGACGTTCCAACTGGACGGCAGGCTGAGGGAAATAATGACCATTCCGTTTTCAGGAGAGTAG
- a CDS encoding ATP-binding protein, which produces MIAMVAGSLLLAILSAAYMIRGLVYQNIVDQKMTTAEILTASLVHDIKYEYDLRLGDPEGFKDIVRKYMTYHRIIKSISLYDSKYTNRADSDPENEGTVTRDEDLIRAINLARPSLKITRFDRTRLGIRSIFPILRGSRVIAAIEMHISIKDIEAIMTAIDRRIITILVFTIMGASIALYILLRRVILQRLSRLMEVTRLIAAGNYNIQVSDIHSDELGQLAQAFNHMTLELKKSKREIEDYNQHLESKVQEATAQLNKAYEDLKNTQSQLVLNEKMASLGVLIAGIAHEINTPVGAINNVARNLEHRITSLPQALESFKKDQNVPADNLVECFQDLIRVSANGPQVATFQEIRRVENLLKEQGIANYRGTAGTLAKFNFMDPDKVRRFADLFKNSSLFSLLESIGSISQATRIVQTSSRKIEEIVRALKYYAYTDKDRIEMTQLNESVNTALVLLNNRLKHRVTVTSEFDPDLPEIPCTSEVHQIWTNLLNNACDAIDAMGDGWEGKIAVCTRRMNDRIAVTVTDNGIGILEDKIGRIFDPFFTTKDIGKGTGLGLSIVSGIIKKHKGAVRVESRRGHTVFEITFPIKAESSVPESEQPGEKQEETVKEEALSNAY; this is translated from the coding sequence ATGATAGCCATGGTGGCCGGATCTCTCCTTCTGGCCATACTGTCTGCCGCTTATATGATCAGGGGCCTGGTTTACCAGAATATTGTGGATCAGAAGATGACAACTGCGGAGATCCTCACCGCCTCACTGGTCCACGATATCAAATATGAATATGACCTTCGGCTCGGAGACCCGGAAGGTTTCAAGGACATTGTCAGAAAATATATGACCTACCATCGAATTATCAAGTCCATTTCCCTGTATGATAGTAAGTATACTAACCGGGCGGATTCTGATCCGGAGAATGAAGGGACAGTCACCCGGGACGAGGATCTGATCAGAGCCATTAACCTGGCCAGACCCAGCCTTAAGATTACCCGGTTTGACCGGACGAGGCTTGGCATCCGCTCCATTTTTCCTATCCTTCGGGGTTCCAGGGTTATTGCCGCCATTGAGATGCATATTTCCATCAAGGACATTGAGGCCATCATGACAGCTATCGACCGGCGGATCATCACCATTTTGGTCTTTACGATCATGGGAGCCAGTATCGCTTTGTATATCCTGTTGCGCAGGGTAATCCTCCAGCGGCTCAGCCGGTTGATGGAAGTAACCCGGCTGATTGCAGCCGGAAATTATAATATTCAGGTCAGTGATATCCACAGCGATGAGCTGGGGCAACTGGCCCAGGCATTTAACCATATGACCCTCGAGCTGAAAAAATCGAAGCGGGAAATCGAGGACTACAACCAGCATCTGGAATCCAAGGTGCAGGAGGCAACTGCTCAACTCAACAAAGCTTACGAGGATCTCAAGAACACCCAGAGCCAGCTTGTTCTGAATGAGAAGATGGCCTCTCTTGGTGTTCTTATTGCCGGAATAGCACATGAGATCAATACTCCGGTTGGAGCTATCAATAATGTGGCCAGGAATCTCGAACATCGGATTACTTCTCTTCCCCAGGCGCTTGAATCCTTCAAAAAGGACCAGAACGTACCTGCCGATAACCTGGTTGAGTGCTTTCAGGACCTGATCCGGGTCTCGGCCAATGGCCCGCAGGTTGCCACCTTTCAGGAGATACGCAGGGTAGAAAACCTCTTGAAGGAACAGGGTATCGCGAACTACCGGGGAACGGCCGGAACCCTGGCCAAGTTCAACTTTATGGACCCGGACAAGGTCAGGCGGTTTGCTGATCTTTTTAAGAACTCTTCTCTTTTCTCCCTCCTGGAATCCATAGGAAGTATCTCGCAGGCTACCAGGATCGTCCAGACAAGTTCCCGGAAGATCGAGGAGATTGTTCGGGCGCTCAAGTACTATGCCTATACTGATAAGGACAGAATTGAAATGACCCAATTGAACGAGTCGGTCAATACTGCCCTGGTCCTGTTGAACAACAGGCTGAAACACAGGGTGACGGTGACTTCGGAATTTGACCCGGATCTGCCGGAGATACCCTGCACCAGCGAGGTCCATCAGATATGGACCAATCTTCTGAACAATGCCTGTGATGCTATCGATGCCATGGGCGATGGCTGGGAAGGAAAAATTGCCGTTTGCACCCGCAGGATGAATGATCGAATTGCAGTTACGGTAACTGACAACGGGATCGGGATTCTGGAAGACAAGATAGGAAGAATATTCGATCCCTTCTTTACCACCAAGGATATTGGCAAGGGGACCGGCCTTGGATTGTCGATTGTCTCCGGTATCATCAAAAAGCACAAAGGAGCGGTTCGCGTGGAAAGCAGACGTGGTCATACGGTTTTTGAAATCACCTTTCCGATCAAGGCTGAATCATCAGTGCCTGAATCCGAGCAGCCTGGAGAGAAACAGGAAGAAACGGTGAAGGAGGAGGCTTTGAGCAATGCCTACTGA
- a CDS encoding EAL domain-containing protein, with protein sequence MPTENGMDIDNAPQSDPVEQLVICVDDDQNFLKSLEFFLPERINQETDGQVWYRFLFFDNPFSFLDTLRELVENRETVAMVISDQKMPLMKGIELLAEVKKISRQSIRVLLTGYAGMESAIMAINENLLDKYLTKPIEDEHDFIISIRHLLQKFRMQGTITAQARIIHELYQFANVLNGIEDFQKTLDYIVSFTEEMLKCQRISIMLDEGGLLRIKASRGVPEEVVNSTSIPIGERISGEVFRSKKAILAKSLDQVPYLDGMVEVNARSFISIPILLVGLTSGDQPLGVINVTWKEDNLSFTENDLEILTYIANTASIAIHNQINRIRLQRAYVETRTQAAALEYQSMHNTLTGLPNRNMLKDRMREAIVAGQGEGKPFGLLIMDLNRFKEINDTLGHNSGDILLQQIGQRLREILPEQNLLAHLGGDEFAVLLPGADLERATRVAHCILQNFRQPFILEGLSLEVSMGIGLTLYPEHGEDVNLLIQRADVAMYLAKNSGSGYSIYDPGRDQYNHRRLAMVGGLRRAIDNNELVLYYQPKIDIETGHISGVEALVRWQHPQYGFMPPDQFIQLAEQTDLIGPLTLWVLNEALRQCSRLCSQGLNLTMAVNLSARNLQDENFPDQVKSLIEKWDIRPDLLELEITESTVMANPELAMSILNRLSDMGICLAIDDFGTGHSSLAYVKRLPVHEIKIDKSFVMSMGVNSSDVMIVNTAIDLGHNLGLSVVAEGVENRETYDRLATLGCNVAQGYFMSRPLSADHLMRWINESPWGLKS encoded by the coding sequence ATGCCTACTGAAAATGGCATGGATATAGATAACGCTCCACAATCTGACCCCGTAGAGCAACTGGTCATCTGTGTGGATGATGACCAGAATTTCCTGAAATCATTGGAGTTTTTCCTTCCGGAAAGAATCAATCAGGAAACGGATGGGCAGGTCTGGTACCGGTTTCTTTTTTTTGACAATCCCTTCAGTTTTCTCGATACACTCAGGGAACTGGTGGAAAACCGGGAAACGGTGGCTATGGTTATCAGTGACCAGAAAATGCCCCTTATGAAAGGAATAGAGCTCCTGGCTGAGGTTAAAAAGATTTCCCGGCAGAGCATCCGGGTTCTCCTGACCGGCTATGCCGGGATGGAATCAGCCATTATGGCTATCAATGAAAACCTGCTGGATAAGTACCTCACCAAGCCAATAGAGGATGAGCATGACTTCATTATCAGCATCAGGCACCTGCTCCAGAAATTCCGGATGCAGGGCACAATTACCGCCCAGGCCAGGATTATTCATGAACTGTACCAGTTTGCCAACGTCCTGAACGGGATTGAGGATTTTCAAAAGACCCTGGACTACATTGTCTCCTTCACCGAAGAAATGCTGAAATGCCAGCGGATATCCATAATGCTTGACGAGGGCGGCCTGCTTCGGATCAAAGCATCACGGGGCGTTCCGGAAGAGGTAGTCAATTCAACCAGCATACCGATCGGAGAGCGGATATCGGGTGAGGTTTTTCGGTCTAAAAAGGCGATTCTGGCCAAAAGCCTCGATCAGGTCCCATATCTCGACGGCATGGTTGAAGTCAATGCCCGGTCCTTCATCAGTATACCCATTCTTCTGGTCGGCCTGACTTCGGGAGATCAGCCCCTTGGAGTGATCAACGTTACCTGGAAAGAGGATAATCTCTCCTTTACCGAAAATGATCTGGAGATACTGACCTATATCGCCAATACGGCATCCATTGCCATCCATAACCAGATCAACCGCATCCGGCTTCAGAGGGCTTATGTCGAAACCAGGACCCAGGCAGCAGCGCTTGAATATCAGTCCATGCACAATACCCTGACCGGGCTCCCGAACCGGAACATGCTCAAAGACCGGATGCGGGAGGCTATTGTGGCCGGACAGGGCGAAGGAAAGCCATTTGGACTGCTTATCATGGATCTGAACCGGTTCAAGGAGATCAACGATACCCTCGGCCATAACAGTGGTGACATTCTGCTCCAGCAGATCGGACAAAGACTGCGGGAAATACTGCCGGAACAGAACCTTCTGGCCCATCTGGGCGGCGATGAATTCGCCGTGCTGCTGCCGGGCGCAGATTTGGAGAGAGCAACCCGGGTTGCACACTGTATTCTTCAGAATTTCAGGCAGCCATTTATCCTTGAAGGATTATCGCTGGAAGTCAGTATGGGCATTGGCCTGACTCTCTATCCCGAACACGGAGAAGATGTCAACCTTCTCATCCAGAGGGCTGATGTAGCCATGTATCTGGCCAAGAATAGCGGGAGCGGCTACTCTATTTATGACCCCGGACGTGATCAGTACAATCACCGCCGCCTGGCCATGGTCGGCGGACTGCGCCGGGCTATCGACAATAATGAACTGGTTCTGTATTATCAGCCCAAAATAGACATCGAGACCGGCCATATTTCCGGTGTGGAGGCGCTGGTACGCTGGCAGCATCCCCAGTATGGTTTTATGCCTCCTGACCAGTTTATCCAGTTGGCTGAGCAGACTGACCTGATCGGGCCGCTGACCCTGTGGGTGCTGAATGAAGCACTGCGCCAATGCAGCCGGTTGTGCAGCCAGGGCCTGAACCTCACCATGGCAGTCAACCTGTCCGCGCGAAACCTCCAGGACGAGAATTTTCCCGACCAGGTAAAGAGCCTGATCGAAAAATGGGATATAAGGCCGGACCTCCTGGAACTCGAAATCACCGAAAGCACTGTCATGGCCAATCCGGAGCTGGCCATGTCCATTCTCAACCGCCTGAGTGACATGGGCATTTGTCTGGCCATTGACGATTTTGGCACCGGCCATTCTTCTCTGGCCTATGTCAAGAGATTACCTGTTCATGAGATCAAGATCGATAAATCCTTTGTCATGAGCATGGGAGTGAACAGCAGCGATGTCATGATCGTGAATACCGCCATCGACCTGGGTCATAATCTTGGGCTTTCCGTGGTGGCCGAGGGAGTTGAAAATAGAGAAACATACGATCGCCTGGCCACGCTTGGCTGCAATGTGGCTCAAGGGTATTTTATGAGCCGCCCCCTTTCGGCAGACCATCTTATGAGATGGATAAACGAGTCGCCCTGGGGCCTGAAAAGTTAA
- a CDS encoding HDOD domain-containing protein, producing MQKISRNELIVKIKEDIPTLPIIVTRILNIVLDDKSSVKDLTEVVRVDQALVSKVLRVVNSAAYALREKVSTVDHAMTILGYDALKKLFLCFSVFDNLAQENKAGYLFPKSQFWCHSLAVATVAKSIASLIKYPNPDEAYVAGLLHDVGKIIIEQIMVDEYLAYMKNLNMNPDMSLHFEEENLSVNHAEVGKLAFEKWNLPPALQKAVELHHGPEKGHVDIHELAAIVSVADFICWTQALGSFNFFFHPTLNPEVEKIVNLNTLKIEPILDEMNREVALNAKIFNLQINDLKGFREALQKANLELGRINSLYDDTRKRLEKHIHELNTLNTITYKARETLKPSEIIQNALQGVKEGLGFPRLIWFSVDPQKKMIIPQASCGEFPDNTPLTTLGLSWDDEIGALLSTSIRDKKILHLKNGQSESVPEINFLKALQSSNTLLVPIRTDQKVNDLLLIDNHDNSVAISSDTIKVIEILALNLGMALENAKLFQCTAQMAVIDSLTEVYNRRQLDSSLSNEVNRSARFQQIFSIALFDIDHFKEVNDTYGHPVGDLVLKDVSAIIKSNSRNIDIVGRLGGDEFLVILPNTEIQGALTFAERVRVIVERYGLLRQKNFPKCQITLSIGLASFNNAMDTPERLLNKADKALYQSKQKRNKVTVYRE from the coding sequence ATGCAGAAGATTTCCCGAAACGAGCTTATTGTCAAAATCAAAGAAGATATTCCTACTTTGCCCATAATTGTAACCCGCATTCTGAACATCGTTCTGGATGACAAAAGCTCTGTCAAAGACCTTACCGAGGTTGTCCGGGTAGACCAGGCCCTGGTTTCCAAGGTGCTGAGAGTAGTCAATTCCGCGGCTTATGCATTGCGGGAAAAGGTCAGTACGGTAGATCATGCCATGACCATACTTGGCTACGATGCCCTCAAGAAGCTGTTTTTATGCTTCTCGGTATTCGATAACCTGGCCCAGGAGAACAAGGCCGGCTACCTTTTCCCGAAATCCCAGTTCTGGTGCCATTCTCTGGCTGTGGCTACGGTAGCGAAAAGCATTGCCTCGCTGATCAAATACCCTAATCCTGATGAGGCCTATGTAGCCGGTCTTTTGCACGATGTGGGCAAGATCATCATCGAGCAGATCATGGTTGATGAGTATCTTGCCTACATGAAGAATTTGAATATGAACCCGGACATGTCTCTGCACTTCGAGGAAGAAAACCTGTCGGTTAATCATGCTGAAGTCGGCAAACTGGCTTTTGAAAAGTGGAACCTTCCTCCGGCTTTGCAGAAAGCTGTCGAGCTGCATCATGGCCCGGAAAAAGGCCATGTGGACATCCATGAGCTGGCAGCTATCGTTTCCGTGGCTGACTTTATCTGCTGGACCCAGGCCCTTGGCTCATTCAACTTCTTTTTTCATCCCACACTCAATCCCGAAGTGGAAAAGATCGTTAATCTGAATACTTTAAAGATTGAACCGATCCTGGACGAGATGAACAGGGAAGTGGCCCTGAATGCCAAGATATTCAACCTCCAGATAAACGACCTGAAGGGATTCAGAGAGGCTCTCCAAAAGGCGAATCTTGAACTGGGAAGAATTAATTCACTGTACGACGATACCAGAAAGAGACTGGAAAAACATATCCATGAGCTGAACACCCTGAACACGATTACCTATAAAGCGCGGGAGACTCTGAAACCATCCGAAATCATCCAGAATGCTCTTCAGGGGGTAAAAGAAGGTCTTGGTTTTCCCCGGCTTATCTGGTTTTCCGTGGACCCGCAGAAAAAAATGATCATTCCCCAGGCATCCTGCGGCGAGTTTCCCGACAATACACCTCTTACAACCCTGGGCCTGTCTTGGGATGACGAGATCGGGGCTCTCCTGTCCACCTCTATCCGGGATAAAAAAATCCTTCATCTGAAAAATGGTCAGAGTGAATCGGTGCCTGAGATTAACTTCCTGAAGGCGTTGCAAAGCAGCAACACACTGCTGGTCCCAATCAGGACTGATCAAAAAGTTAACGATCTGCTCCTGATCGATAATCATGATAACAGTGTGGCCATCTCCTCCGATACGATCAAAGTAATCGAGATTCTGGCCCTGAATCTGGGAATGGCCCTGGAAAATGCCAAACTGTTTCAGTGCACCGCTCAGATGGCGGTAATTGATTCCCTGACCGAAGTCTATAACCGGCGTCAACTGGATTCCTCATTGAGCAACGAGGTGAACAGATCGGCCCGCTTTCAGCAAATATTTTCGATCGCTCTCTTTGATATCGATCACTTCAAAGAGGTTAACGACACCTATGGTCATCCGGTGGGTGATCTTGTCTTGAAGGATGTATCTGCAATTATTAAAAGCAACTCCAGGAATATCGATATCGTCGGAAGACTCGGGGGCGACGAATTTTTAGTTATTCTGCCCAATACGGAGATACAGGGGGCTCTCACCTTTGCTGAACGGGTCCGGGTCATCGTGGAAAGATACGGACTACTCAGGCAGAAAAATTTCCCCAAATGCCAGATCACGCTCAGCATTGGACTGGCGTCATTCAATAACGCCATGGATACACCTGAAAGGCTTTTGAATAAAGCGGATAAGGCTCTCTATCAGTCCAAGCAGAAAAGAAATAAAGTCACCGTGTATCGGGAATAG